One Neisseria sp. Marseille-Q5346 genomic region harbors:
- the recB gene encoding exodeoxyribonuclease V subunit beta, whose amino-acid sequence MSSALPFDALTLSIDGTNLIEASAGTGKTYGIAALFTRLIVLEKKDIEKILVVTFTKAATAELKTRLRARLDEVLQVLNEIQTLGGEPEHISDGLNKYYEKEKKSPDDFLNRLIPLALGEQDGQESCHRLILRLKAALSQFDNASIYTIHGFCQRVLRDYAFLCGAPLDVELSDDSRERLLIPAQDFWRQKVATDATLAQLVFDRKYTPEEMLAEIKSYTGRPYLKFRRPEGDLKETQANLQETWQKICGQLEDLEKAFWTILPKLNGQTYKRKTFENVFTDLKTNAESNRLPRLSKQTLEKLNHFSVDTLNSKLKKEYKADADAPEIIQLQALANLGRDLQAMESAEEAVFICLQLDLLSYINQSIAEQKKSRRERVFDDLLLDVHQALTTNEHGNALTKAAAANWEIALIDEFQDTDPLQYEIFRQIFIEQGCPLFLVGDPKQAIYSFRGADIYAYLQAAQDADRHYTLAVNYRSHAKLINGISALFKQKKHPFVLENIDYSDVSASRAESRLSPHRPAIQVRWLNTDDQTGKEILRSRAAEYCADEIAFALNEAAEGRLNFKGRALESGDIAVLVRTNNEAAMIAGKLKQRRIQSVLLSRQSVFDSAEADSLSALIGFWLNPRQTDWLRFVLTGVLFVYTAKEIYELNHNEHQLLKWLESSAEAMEKWRKGGIFAAVQQFAARHDIETRLLKGGNERSLTNYYQILELLAEEDSQSRNPATLHKWLNEQISRARSGHFPSDAQTIRLESDEKLVKIVTMHASKGLQYPLVYCPFAWDTKDNSKENWKILHTENHETELLAKSQTSEAELSHLADEKTAEDLRLLYVALTRAEEQLNIYAAANKNCTPNNPFAYLLEGLPDAGRESVSQSYKSATDVVEMLKTNWQRFIKNAPENTEFAFTEEAPLETVYQYSRQQDQALSAHSIKHRDFDFIRHTSFTGLSRHTKSTDEQHEPLQPAIDPAESADRAMPSENLPSPLSDGLDIHHFPRGTNAGVCLHEMLEKLDFAASAESQSEMIAEVLQRHSFEDKWLPTVSAMLDTCRLTPLIGESLSQIPPTRRLPEMGFTLYMDDFKLDDLRRWFASSEANLPPECVQAAQLLDFHDLQGYLNGFIDMVCQDSDGNVVLIDYKSNHLGNDASAYTQQAMNEAVAHHHYYLQALIYAVAIARYYALRGKPLPKIAIRYLFLRGMDGSDRGIWKWDIDTALLSTFVERKTNS is encoded by the coding sequence ATGTCTTCCGCCCTTCCTTTTGATGCGCTCACACTTTCCATCGACGGCACCAACCTCATCGAAGCTTCTGCCGGTACGGGTAAAACCTACGGCATTGCCGCGCTCTTTACCCGACTGATTGTTTTAGAAAAAAAAGACATCGAGAAAATTCTGGTCGTTACCTTTACCAAAGCGGCGACGGCAGAACTGAAAACCCGTTTGCGTGCGCGTTTGGACGAAGTATTGCAGGTTTTGAACGAAATCCAAACCTTGGGCGGCGAGCCGGAACATATTTCAGACGGCCTGAACAAATATTACGAAAAAGAAAAAAAATCTCCCGATGACTTTCTCAATCGCTTGATTCCTTTGGCTTTAGGCGAGCAAGACGGACAGGAAAGCTGCCATCGCCTGATTCTCCGCCTCAAAGCCGCGCTGAGCCAGTTTGACAACGCCTCGATTTACACCATCCACGGCTTCTGTCAGCGCGTCTTGCGCGATTACGCGTTTTTGTGCGGCGCGCCTTTGGATGTCGAGCTGTCGGACGACTCGCGCGAGAGGCTGCTGATTCCTGCGCAAGACTTTTGGCGGCAAAAAGTGGCAACCGATGCCACATTGGCACAATTGGTTTTTGACCGGAAATACACGCCCGAAGAAATGCTTGCCGAAATCAAAAGCTATACCGGCCGCCCCTATCTGAAATTCAGACGGCCTGAAGGCGATTTGAAAGAAACCCAAGCCAACCTTCAAGAAACATGGCAAAAAATTTGCGGCCAGTTGGAAGACTTGGAAAAAGCGTTTTGGACAATCTTGCCCAAACTTAACGGCCAAACCTACAAAAGAAAAACCTTTGAAAATGTTTTTACCGATTTAAAAACAAACGCCGAATCCAACCGTCTGCCCCGCCTGAGCAAACAAACGCTAGAAAAATTAAACCATTTCAGTGTCGATACACTCAACAGCAAACTGAAAAAAGAATATAAAGCTGATGCCGATGCGCCGGAAATTATTCAGCTGCAAGCCTTAGCCAATCTTGGTCGTGATTTGCAGGCAATGGAAAGCGCGGAAGAAGCAGTCTTCATCTGCCTGCAACTCGACCTCCTTTCCTACATCAACCAATCCATTGCCGAACAAAAAAAATCACGCCGTGAGCGCGTGTTTGATGATTTGCTGCTGGACGTCCATCAGGCATTGACCACCAATGAACACGGCAACGCGTTGACAAAAGCGGCGGCGGCAAACTGGGAAATCGCGCTGATTGACGAATTCCAAGATACCGACCCGCTGCAATACGAAATTTTCCGCCAAATTTTTATCGAACAAGGCTGCCCGCTGTTTCTCGTTGGCGACCCCAAGCAGGCGATTTACAGCTTTCGCGGTGCGGACATTTACGCCTATCTGCAAGCTGCGCAAGATGCGGACAGGCATTACACCCTCGCCGTCAACTACCGCAGCCATGCCAAGCTGATTAACGGCATCAGCGCCTTGTTCAAACAAAAAAAACACCCCTTTGTATTGGAAAACATCGATTACAGCGATGTCTCCGCCAGCCGCGCCGAAAGCCGGCTGTCGCCACACCGCCCCGCCATCCAAGTGCGCTGGCTCAATACAGACGATCAAACCGGCAAAGAGATTTTGCGCAGCCGAGCCGCCGAATATTGCGCCGATGAAATTGCCTTTGCGCTCAATGAAGCAGCCGAAGGCCGTCTGAATTTCAAAGGCCGCGCGCTGGAATCCGGCGACATTGCCGTCTTGGTGCGTACCAACAACGAAGCGGCGATGATTGCAGGGAAACTGAAACAGCGCCGTATCCAAAGCGTGTTGCTGTCGCGCCAGTCCGTTTTCGATTCCGCCGAGGCAGACTCGCTGTCCGCGCTGATCGGCTTTTGGCTCAACCCAAGGCAAACCGACTGGCTGCGCTTTGTCTTGACCGGCGTTTTGTTCGTCTATACCGCCAAAGAGATTTACGAACTCAACCACAACGAACACCAGCTGCTCAAATGGCTGGAGTCGTCTGCCGAGGCCATGGAAAAATGGCGGAAAGGCGGCATTTTTGCCGCCGTGCAGCAGTTTGCCGCCCGACATGACATCGAAACACGCCTGCTCAAAGGCGGCAACGAACGCAGCCTGACCAACTACTATCAAATTCTGGAGCTTTTGGCCGAAGAAGACAGCCAAAGCCGCAACCCTGCCACCCTGCATAAATGGTTAAACGAACAAATCAGCCGTGCGCGCAGCGGCCATTTCCCGTCAGACGCGCAAACCATCCGTCTCGAAAGCGACGAAAAACTGGTCAAAATCGTTACCATGCACGCGTCGAAAGGTTTGCAATATCCTTTGGTGTACTGCCCCTTCGCGTGGGATACCAAAGACAATTCCAAAGAAAACTGGAAAATCCTGCATACTGAAAACCACGAAACCGAGCTGCTGGCCAAATCTCAAACCTCGGAAGCAGAACTAAGCCATCTTGCCGACGAAAAGACGGCAGAAGATTTGCGTCTGCTCTATGTTGCCCTTACCCGCGCCGAAGAACAGCTCAACATCTACGCCGCCGCCAACAAAAACTGTACGCCAAACAATCCTTTTGCCTATCTGCTCGAAGGTTTACCGGATGCCGGCCGCGAAAGCGTCAGCCAAAGCTATAAAAGCGCGACAGACGTTGTGGAAATGCTTAAAACCAACTGGCAACGCTTTATCAAAAACGCGCCTGAAAATACGGAGTTTGCCTTCACGGAAGAAGCCCCGCTAGAAACCGTCTACCAATACAGCCGTCAACAAGACCAAGCTTTGAGCGCTCATAGCATCAAACACCGCGATTTTGACTTTATCCGCCACACCAGCTTTACCGGTTTGAGCAGACATACCAAGTCAACCGACGAACAACACGAGCCTTTGCAACCTGCCATCGACCCGGCAGAAAGCGCAGACCGTGCCATGCCGTCTGAAAACCTGCCTTCCCCACTTTCAGACGGCCTCGATATCCACCATTTCCCCCGAGGCACCAATGCCGGCGTATGTTTGCATGAAATGTTGGAAAAACTCGACTTCGCCGCCTCTGCCGAGAGCCAATCCGAAATGATTGCCGAAGTTTTGCAACGCCACAGCTTTGAAGACAAATGGCTGCCGACGGTAAGCGCCATGCTCGATACCTGCCGCCTGACGCCTTTAATCGGCGAGAGCCTGTCGCAGATTCCGCCGACCCGACGCCTGCCCGAAATGGGATTCACCCTGTACATGGATGATTTCAAACTGGACGACTTGCGCCGTTGGTTTGCTTCAAGCGAAGCAAACCTGCCACCCGAATGCGTCCAAGCCGCGCAACTGCTTGATTTCCATGATTTACAAGGCTATTTGAACGGCTTCATCGATATGGTTTGTCAAGATTCTGACGGCAATGTCGTTTTAATCGACTACAAATCCAACCATTTGGGCAATGATGCAAGCGCGTACACGCAACAGGCGATGAACGAAGCCGTGGCGCATCATCACTACTACCTGCAAGCCCTAATCTACGCCGTTGCCATCGCGCGCTACTATGCCCTGCGCGGCAAGCCGTTGCCCAAAATCGCCATCCGCTACCTCTTCCTACGCGGCATGGACGGCTCGGATAGAGGCATTTGGAAATGGGACATCGATACCGCCCTGCTTTCCACTTTTGTTGAACGAAAAACAAATTCTTGA
- a CDS encoding ShlB/FhaC/HecB family hemolysin secretion/activation protein, with translation MYKSRLLPLPVLILSALNAYTANTPNPLDQIDKNVPNQFDKDFRDNLDQIHSVEIQKREQSAWDLQKKQDNDTVAQEVPSENNTECLDYTGIELSGITLIDSKKIEAKLPKCINQNNINQLNRDIVAEYIAQGYPHTQIKFETTPERILKLAVIEGKIREITGGSRTVNVDTLFPNHQGKPLNIQYLDQGIEQANHVVGNNVSIDVYPHDDGTASIQLNNDAEKHWGGSITIDNKGSKPNTTTLRGSLNIGSPLGLSDSLYLNGYTNLNNHDSHYSRGGSLFYQVPYGAWTFSTYAAASQSQSILTPSVTRYAYRSQSKAAGIKADRVFSRSQKHIASAYAGIDYVKQTAKFADSKLELQSPEIYSAQVGLSHTAILPNGIWLNNIGVEQGFAKNTEHTPFDKRYTSVSLQSNLIQNRPLGKWIVRNHHQIDAQYSPHDLFAAKEMDIVGYQNVRGFRSTSLSASSAVLLSNTVYFRRNTPHGIYIEPYLGADIGVAKNHHEGSQRAMGLVAGLNLGKADKWQLSADYGKGFVRMPNQSNSETQDHVTVSLRIPF, from the coding sequence ATGTATAAATCCCGCCTTCTTCCCCTGCCCGTATTGATTCTCTCCGCACTGAACGCCTATACGGCCAATACACCCAATCCGCTTGATCAAATCGATAAAAACGTACCCAACCAATTCGACAAAGACTTCCGCGACAATCTCGATCAGATTCATTCGGTCGAAATCCAAAAACGCGAGCAGTCGGCATGGGATTTACAGAAAAAACAAGATAACGACACGGTTGCACAAGAGGTGCCGTCTGAAAACAATACCGAATGTTTGGATTACACCGGTATCGAACTTTCCGGCATTACGCTCATCGATTCCAAAAAGATTGAAGCCAAGCTCCCCAAATGCATCAATCAAAACAACATCAACCAACTGAACCGGGATATCGTTGCCGAATATATCGCTCAAGGCTATCCGCACACGCAAATCAAATTTGAAACCACGCCTGAACGCATCCTGAAATTGGCCGTCATCGAAGGCAAAATCCGTGAGATTACCGGCGGCTCCCGTACAGTTAACGTCGACACCCTCTTCCCCAATCATCAAGGTAAACCGCTGAACATCCAATACCTCGACCAAGGTATCGAACAGGCAAACCATGTTGTCGGCAACAACGTCAGCATCGATGTTTATCCGCATGATGACGGCACCGCCTCCATCCAACTCAACAACGATGCCGAAAAACATTGGGGCGGCAGCATTACCATCGACAATAAAGGCAGCAAACCCAATACCACGACACTGCGCGGCAGCCTGAATATCGGCAGCCCGTTGGGATTGAGCGATTCCCTTTATCTAAACGGCTACACCAATCTAAACAACCACGACAGCCATTACAGTCGCGGCGGCAGCCTGTTCTACCAAGTTCCTTATGGCGCATGGACATTCAGCACTTACGCCGCCGCGTCGCAATCGCAAAGCATCCTAACGCCCAGCGTAACGCGCTACGCCTACCGCTCCCAATCCAAAGCAGCAGGAATCAAAGCAGACCGCGTATTCTCACGCAGTCAAAAACACATTGCCTCCGCCTATGCCGGCATCGACTATGTGAAACAGACTGCAAAATTTGCCGACAGCAAACTGGAATTGCAAAGCCCGGAAATTTATTCGGCACAAGTCGGCCTGTCGCACACGGCCATCCTGCCAAACGGCATTTGGCTCAACAATATCGGCGTGGAACAAGGGTTTGCAAAAAATACCGAACACACACCGTTCGACAAACGCTATACCTCTGTATCCTTGCAAAGCAATTTGATTCAAAACCGCCCATTGGGCAAATGGATCGTGCGCAACCATCACCAAATCGATGCCCAATATAGCCCGCATGATTTGTTTGCCGCCAAAGAAATGGACATCGTCGGTTATCAAAATGTACGCGGTTTCCGTTCGACTTCTTTGAGCGCAAGCAGCGCAGTCCTGTTGAGCAATACCGTTTATTTCCGCCGCAATACGCCTCACGGCATCTATATCGAACCTTATCTGGGCGCAGACATCGGTGTTGCCAAAAATCATCACGAAGGTTCGCAACGCGCCATGGGCTTAGTGGCAGGTTTGAATTTGGGCAAGGCGGACAAATGGCAGCTTTCTGCCGACTACGGCAAAGGTTTTGTGCGCATGCCCAACCAATCAAACAGCGAAACACAGGATCATGTGACCGTTTCTTTACGCATTCCATTTTAA
- a CDS encoding Dyp-type peroxidase, with protein sequence MSQPQSAIIPDHAQAGIFIEADISDGRNEDIKSACRLSLEALAKLKTRFPNDILGLTIAFGSRAWQSFGHTDEGREIKPFPELGNGLAPSTQHDLYIHIQATEQKAAYALAQSVFSAFGDSIRVSTEEHGLRLYEDRGLDGFVDGTENPQGDDNVRNVAIIPEGKPDAGGSYVLLQKYLHDLKKWDAVPTAEQEASVGRSKEANDEFSKDVRLPDSHLGRVNVKENGVGLKIVRRSLPFGKISGEHGLMFTSYCNTLHNIEVQLLNMFGDADGKTDLLLKYLSKAVSGAYYYAPSVERLQNL encoded by the coding sequence ATGAGCCAACCTCAATCAGCTATTATTCCTGATCACGCACAAGCCGGTATTTTTATCGAAGCAGACATTTCAGACGGCCGCAATGAAGACATCAAATCTGCCTGCCGTCTTTCTTTGGAGGCTCTGGCCAAATTAAAAACCCGTTTTCCGAATGATATTTTGGGTTTGACCATTGCCTTCGGCAGCCGCGCATGGCAATCGTTCGGCCATACTGACGAAGGCAGAGAAATCAAACCTTTCCCTGAATTGGGCAATGGCCTCGCCCCTTCCACCCAACACGACCTCTATATCCACATTCAAGCCACCGAGCAAAAAGCCGCTTATGCCTTGGCTCAATCTGTTTTCAGCGCATTCGGCGACAGCATCCGCGTATCCACTGAAGAACACGGCCTGCGCCTGTATGAAGACCGCGGCTTGGACGGCTTTGTCGATGGCACGGAAAATCCGCAGGGCGATGACAATGTGCGCAATGTTGCCATCATCCCCGAAGGCAAGCCTGATGCCGGCGGCAGCTATGTTTTGCTGCAAAAATACCTGCACGATTTGAAAAAATGGGATGCCGTTCCTACTGCCGAACAAGAAGCCAGCGTTGGCCGCAGCAAAGAAGCCAATGACGAATTCAGCAAAGATGTACGCCTGCCCGACTCCCATCTCGGCCGCGTCAACGTCAAAGAAAACGGCGTTGGCTTGAAAATTGTCCGCCGCAGCCTGCCCTTCGGCAAAATCAGCGGCGAACATGGTTTGATGTTTACTTCCTATTGCAACACGCTGCACAATATCGAAGTTCAACTGCTCAATATGTTCGGCGATGCAGACGGCAAAACCGACTTACTGCTGAAATATTTGTCTAAAGCCGTATCAGGTGCTTACTACTACGCGCCTTCTGTCGAGCGTTTGCAAAATCTTTAA
- a CDS encoding hemagglutinin repeat-containing protein translates to MKIDTLYQPKLSASGKVTVAVCFAFLGNAAVAANIEAIGQTSVQQQHNVDIVNIAAPTAQGLSHNQYNKYNVSQHGAVLNNALSAGKSQLAGNLSANKNFQGQAASVILNEVVSKNPSLILGQQEIFGIAADYVLANPNGITHNGGSILNANRASLVVGTPTVSDGALKSFNISDNGKQLQVNGNLSGNRVVDLLAPQVVVGKSANVNAADAINVSSGKSNFDYKTAQIEALDAASNAPVLDGHIFGSMRAGTIRIHATDKRAKQNIQNAAITGTRYLNIDSKGNLSIQSANLTGAQMELFARDTDIKGTVTSHSANKSSSGKEAQNVQHFRSDRNKTENFTASNINASESLTLNNSGSLNLSAANINAGALTASATGNINSNAVKTTNRTESDHTQSKGLWYNNNLSSSTDESLHQTKINAGSVNIATTGKVQLDATELNSAADARIAAQQGIVLSSNSETNSSSTYVSFKNETAALKTGIATKSSKNSTAHQTKISAAGDIGLISEGDLSTYGANIAANGNVVTDVNNINLGTQTTINTNSLDDQKKYWGGLFGGESQVQNNRTENLHGSSITANSNVVLGAKNGVNVYGSTVEGQAGTFVSSKAGNVDIKNATSTDTSAQSARKGTIFNITTSKASSNSSIEKVTGSTLVSNADLTVVSNKDINVIGSALFAAQKLQLASAGDLTIDAAKAVENKQVNEYSIKGYSGIETNKENGSVTAKAGIKFTDTHTDTHSVGLNGSILTGKNTQLSSNSNVTVSGSQINGEESVNISAANDVNIVASKGSNTVTESGRVTDLGVSATAYEKNNVAGIGLSVGITSTKTDATTVTNTSHVSNINTGGNATITANGNINQEGTVINATGNVVESAKNVTHAAAHSGAKSDVKQNGGGLVVSAGISTNKGIGGEITAQGQGNSSTHNESTATVTTINAGNAIVLANDKVSDEGTKYDVTGAINIDAGSYHNTAAHNTSNSSSKQGGASLTVGAYTKDGSNVDVNANLNVNYADENKKESTAVKGDMNATNVVINAKDSAEIASNITANNNVNITAGNGVTFTESANTASNQGTAVNVGIGAGATINVETGVAVPHVNGSVGVNKTDNASSTATGANVAAGNNIKINANNGDVNLHGTNLVSNNSVEVEGNKVNTSGAISSVNEKNLTVNVNGSYASGKPNGGINAKGKNDASVTNTANVIQSDNVVITTGSPTGLSVNNTTINGNNVAYYYDDSKAPAANRYTYRPRQPSYARRRLRY, encoded by the coding sequence ATGAAAATCGACACTTTATATCAGCCTAAGCTCTCAGCTTCCGGCAAAGTAACTGTCGCCGTGTGCTTTGCATTCCTGGGAAATGCAGCGGTAGCCGCCAATATCGAAGCCATCGGCCAAACTTCGGTACAGCAGCAACACAATGTTGACATCGTCAACATTGCCGCACCGACGGCCCAAGGTCTTTCTCACAACCAATATAACAAGTACAACGTTTCCCAACACGGTGCCGTTTTGAATAACGCCCTGTCTGCCGGTAAATCCCAACTGGCCGGAAACCTGTCTGCCAACAAAAATTTCCAAGGTCAGGCCGCATCTGTGATCTTGAACGAAGTGGTCAGCAAAAACCCTTCTCTAATCTTGGGTCAGCAAGAGATCTTCGGTATTGCCGCAGACTATGTTTTGGCAAACCCTAACGGCATTACCCACAACGGCGGCAGCATCCTGAATGCCAACCGCGCATCCTTGGTTGTCGGTACGCCAACCGTTTCAGACGGCGCGTTGAAATCTTTCAATATCAGCGACAATGGCAAACAACTGCAAGTAAACGGCAATTTGAGCGGCAACCGCGTAGTTGACCTGCTCGCGCCGCAAGTTGTTGTCGGCAAATCAGCCAATGTTAATGCCGCCGATGCCATCAACGTTTCTTCAGGCAAAAGCAACTTCGACTACAAAACCGCACAAATCGAAGCATTGGACGCAGCTTCAAATGCGCCGGTGCTTGACGGCCATATCTTCGGCAGTATGCGCGCCGGTACCATCCGCATCCACGCGACCGATAAACGCGCCAAACAAAACATTCAAAATGCCGCCATTACCGGTACCCGCTACCTGAATATCGACAGCAAAGGCAACCTGAGCATCCAGTCCGCCAATCTGACCGGCGCACAAATGGAACTGTTTGCCCGTGATACCGACATCAAAGGCACGGTTACCAGCCATTCCGCCAATAAATCTTCCAGCGGCAAAGAAGCGCAAAATGTTCAGCACTTCCGTTCAGACCGCAACAAAACTGAAAACTTTACCGCCAGCAATATCAATGCATCCGAGTCATTGACTTTGAACAATAGCGGCAGCCTCAACCTGAGCGCAGCCAACATCAATGCCGGAGCGCTGACTGCTTCTGCCACAGGCAATATCAATTCTAACGCGGTAAAAACAACCAACCGTACAGAATCCGACCACACTCAAAGCAAAGGCCTTTGGTACAACAACAACCTGAGCTCCTCTACTGACGAAAGCCTGCATCAAACCAAAATCAATGCCGGTTCTGTCAATATTGCCACCACAGGCAAAGTCCAATTGGACGCGACCGAACTGAACTCAGCTGCTGATGCTCGCATTGCCGCCCAACAAGGCATCGTATTAAGCAGCAACAGCGAAACCAACAGCAGCTCGACTTATGTCAGCTTCAAAAATGAAACTGCCGCCCTGAAAACCGGTATCGCTACAAAATCTTCCAAAAACTCTACCGCCCATCAAACCAAAATTTCCGCAGCCGGTGATATCGGTTTGATTTCCGAAGGCGATTTGAGCACTTACGGCGCAAACATTGCGGCAAACGGCAATGTCGTTACCGATGTCAACAACATCAACTTGGGTACTCAAACCACCATCAACACCAACAGCCTCGACGACCAGAAAAAATACTGGGGCGGCCTGTTCGGCGGTGAAAGCCAAGTTCAAAACAACCGTACCGAAAACCTGCACGGCAGCAGCATTACTGCCAACTCAAACGTAGTTTTGGGTGCAAAAAACGGCGTCAACGTTTATGGCAGTACCGTTGAAGGCCAAGCCGGTACATTCGTCAGCTCCAAAGCAGGCAATGTTGATATTAAAAACGCCACCAGCACCGACACTTCCGCACAAAGCGCGCGTAAAGGTACAATTTTCAATATCACGACCTCTAAAGCCAGCAGCAACAGCAGCATTGAAAAAGTAACCGGTTCTACCCTGGTTTCCAATGCCGACCTGACCGTTGTTTCCAACAAAGACATCAATGTGATCGGTTCTGCATTGTTTGCGGCACAAAAACTGCAACTGGCTTCCGCAGGCGATTTGACCATCGATGCTGCCAAAGCGGTAGAAAACAAACAGGTCAACGAGTATTCCATCAAAGGCTACTCTGGTATCGAAACCAATAAAGAAAACGGCAGCGTGACTGCCAAAGCGGGTATCAAATTCACCGATACCCACACCGACACCCATTCTGTCGGCCTGAACGGCAGCATTTTGACCGGTAAAAACACCCAGTTGTCTTCCAACTCAAACGTTACCGTCAGCGGCAGCCAAATCAACGGCGAAGAATCCGTCAACATTTCCGCAGCCAATGACGTCAATATTGTTGCATCCAAAGGCAGCAACACTGTGACCGAATCCGGCCGTGTAACTGATTTGGGCGTATCTGCTACTGCATACGAAAAAAATAACGTTGCAGGCATCGGCTTGTCTGTCGGCATTACCAGCACCAAAACAGATGCAACCACCGTAACGAATACATCCCATGTATCCAACATCAACACCGGCGGCAACGCCACCATCACTGCAAACGGCAATATTAATCAAGAAGGTACCGTGATTAATGCGACCGGCAATGTGGTTGAGTCTGCCAAAAACGTTACCCATGCAGCGGCACACAGCGGTGCAAAATCCGATGTTAAACAAAACGGCGGCGGTTTGGTCGTTTCTGCCGGCATCAGCACCAACAAAGGCATCGGTGGTGAAATCACTGCACAAGGTCAAGGCAACTCTTCGACCCACAATGAATCCACTGCAACCGTAACCACCATCAACGCAGGCAATGCTATCGTTTTAGCAAATGACAAAGTGTCTGATGAAGGTACAAAATACGATGTTACCGGTGCGATCAACATTGATGCAGGTTCATACCACAACACTGCCGCCCACAACACCAGCAACAGCAGCAGCAAACAAGGCGGCGCTTCTTTGACTGTCGGCGCATACACCAAAGACGGTTCAAACGTTGATGTGAATGCCAATCTGAACGTCAACTACGCTGATGAAAACAAAAAAGAATCTACCGCCGTCAAAGGCGATATGAATGCGACCAATGTTGTCATCAACGCCAAAGACTCTGCTGAAATCGCATCCAACATTACCGCCAACAACAACGTCAACATTACCGCAGGCAACGGCGTAACCTTCACCGAGTCAGCCAATACTGCCTCCAACCAAGGTACAGCCGTTAATGTCGGTATCGGCGCTGGTGCGACAATCAATGTTGAAACCGGTGTTGCCGTTCCTCACGTCAACGGCTCTGTCGGTGTCAACAAAACCGATAACGCTTCTTCTACCGCCACAGGCGCGAATGTAGCGGCCGGCAACAATATTAAAATCAATGCCAACAACGGCGACGTCAACCTGCACGGTACCAACCTGGTATCCAACAACTCCGTTGAAGTAGAAGGCAACAAAGTCAATACTTCCGGCGCGATCAGCAGCGTTAACGAAAAAAATCTGACCGTCAATGTCAACGGCAGCTACGCTTCAGGCAAGCCAAACGGCGGCATCAACGCCAAAGGTAAAAACGACGCCAGCGTAACCAATACGGCAAACGTCATCCAAAGCGACAATGTTGTTATTACTACCGGCTCTCCAACCGGTTTGAGCGTCAACAATACGACCATCAACGGTAATAATGTTGCGTACTACTATGACGACAGTAAAGCTCCTGCGGCGAACCGTTATACCTACCGTCCTCGCCAACCAAGCTACGCCAGACGCCGTTTGCGCTACTAA
- a CDS encoding metallophosphoesterase — translation MFGKMFFVSVILLQVFTFGLGRSLQWLFAPWIGKVGRRWLMGISYFITNGLLVGLLLELGHMMFRVVAFWMVILLFVMYAALATFILYLLLRRFVARQPLSRSLRLFAPLFVAGLLGFGMYNAYTPVVHHQTVFINKKMDKPLRIGVASDLHLGILFGARQLDKLTDIMKQEQVDMVLLPGDLMDDTVDAYLKENMKPHLQKLTAPMGVYATLGNHDWFRDQKRIKHELEAAGLTVLANQVLEVNGVLLVGRSDDLDRKRPSAEQLLEGQNTQLPVLLMDHRPTSIETHARLPIDVQVSGHVHNGQVAPANLIVRTLYRLAYGYEEIGNGHFFTTSGYGFWGIPLRLGSQSEVWVIDIKSRH, via the coding sequence ATGTTTGGCAAGATGTTTTTTGTGAGCGTCATTCTGTTGCAAGTGTTTACATTCGGGCTTGGGCGTTCGCTGCAATGGCTGTTTGCGCCTTGGATAGGCAAAGTCGGCAGACGTTGGCTGATGGGTATTTCCTATTTCATTACAAACGGCTTGTTGGTCGGCTTGCTGCTGGAGTTGGGGCATATGATGTTCCGCGTGGTGGCGTTTTGGATGGTGATCTTGCTGTTTGTAATGTATGCCGCGTTGGCGACATTTATCCTGTATCTTTTGCTGCGCCGTTTTGTGGCACGCCAACCGCTTTCTCGAAGCCTGCGGCTGTTTGCGCCTTTGTTTGTGGCCGGTTTGCTCGGTTTTGGGATGTATAACGCCTATACGCCTGTTGTTCACCATCAGACTGTATTCATCAATAAGAAAATGGATAAGCCGCTGCGTATCGGCGTCGCCAGTGATTTGCACTTGGGGATTTTGTTTGGCGCGCGTCAATTAGACAAGCTGACGGACATTATGAAGCAGGAACAAGTCGATATGGTGTTGCTGCCGGGCGATTTGATGGACGATACCGTCGATGCATACCTGAAAGAAAACATGAAACCGCATTTACAGAAGCTGACTGCGCCGATGGGCGTTTACGCCACTTTGGGCAATCATGATTGGTTTCGCGATCAGAAGCGCATCAAACATGAATTGGAAGCGGCAGGTTTGACGGTTTTGGCCAATCAGGTTTTGGAAGTGAATGGTGTGTTGCTGGTAGGGCGGAGTGATGATTTGGATCGCAAGCGCCCCAGTGCGGAGCAGCTTTTAGAAGGTCAAAATACCCAATTACCGGTTTTATTGATGGACCACCGTCCTACTTCAATCGAAACCCATGCCCGGCTGCCGATTGATGTGCAGGTTTCCGGCCATGTCCACAACGGCCAAGTTGCACCTGCCAACCTTATCGTCCGTACGCTTTATCGTCTTGCTTACGGTTATGAGGAGATCGGCAACGGCCATTTCTTCACCACTTCTGGCTACGGCTTCTGGGGCATTCCCCTTCGTTTGGGTTCGCAATCAGAAGTGTGGGTTATCGACATCAAGTCAAGGCATTGA